Genomic DNA from Manihot esculenta cultivar AM560-2 chromosome 15, M.esculenta_v8, whole genome shotgun sequence:
AAAATGCATAACCAAATTCAATAAAATCCTCACTCCTCCACAACGGAATCGAAAATCCAATATCTGCAAATTGAAAACTATAAACTTATATAGTAGAAAATTGAATACAGTGCATTCATAAATTAGCAATTAATTATGAGACTAAACAGAATATGAAAATTGAAAAGCCAAGAAATTCTGGCAAAACATTTTAGTTTAACaacaaaataaatgaattttattagCACAATCAAGTCGGCCACTTATCTCAACCTTCTCTTTAAAACAATTATATGAGCTCCAGCCTCACAAAGAACCTCAATATTACAGTATTTGCAACAAACACCAATTACTACagaatagagagagagagagagagagagagagagagagtgagcaCCTGAGATATCagttggatggttttgggatgGCATTTGGAGAGCTTTGGGGCAGCAAATTTGGAGGGAGGTCGGATTGTTGTTGGTGTTGTTTCTGAAAAGATTTCCTTTCAACTTCTCTCCACTTGTTGATGGCCACAGTGAATATAACTGTCAATTTTAACAAGAAGAAATTTTCAATCGGATACCAAGCATTTGCTAAATCTAACAAGATTAAGTCCATACGTACATCCGGCGCCGACGAAATACAGCAGTCGGAGAACCTTTGGCCCGGCAGGACCTGCCGCCTCTTCTATCGccatctctccctctctctctcggTAAGTTGGCTCAGAATCTCAGATCAAACCTGATTGCGAACGAGTACGGGGCCTCCTCTACATCATCGAAGTAGTAGTATTAATGCTAACAGGGAAATTTactattcaatttattttatattatataaaatttattaattaatattttattttaaaaaatctattaattttaataattaaatattataaaaaaattaaaatgtctaCTATATAAATctaatagtt
This window encodes:
- the LOC110601257 gene encoding uncharacterized protein LOC110601257, giving the protein MAIEEAAGPAGPKVLRLLYFVGAGFIFTVAINKWREVERKSFQKQHQQQSDLPPNLLPQSSPNAIPKPSN